From the Accumulibacter sp. genome, one window contains:
- the hisG gene encoding ATP phosphoribosyltransferase codes for MDGITIALSKGRIFDETLPLLAAAGIEPLENPETSRRLILPTNREHVRVLIVRATDTPTYVQYGAADLGVAGKDVLLEHGSDGLYQPIDLGIARCRMMVAVPAGFDYQNAVRQGARLKVASKYLNIAREHFAAKGVHVDLIKLYGSMELAPLAGLADAIVDLVSTGSTLKANNLVACEHIMDISSRLIVNQAALKLKREPLAPILAAIARVVQQ; via the coding sequence GTGGATGGCATCACCATCGCCCTCTCGAAGGGTCGCATCTTTGACGAGACGCTGCCGCTCCTGGCCGCTGCCGGAATCGAACCGCTCGAAAACCCGGAAACCTCGCGCCGCCTGATTCTTCCGACCAACCGGGAGCATGTCCGCGTGCTGATCGTTCGTGCGACCGACACTCCGACCTACGTCCAGTACGGTGCCGCGGACCTCGGCGTGGCGGGGAAGGACGTCCTGCTCGAACACGGCAGCGACGGTCTGTATCAGCCGATCGACCTCGGCATCGCCCGCTGCCGGATGATGGTCGCGGTACCGGCCGGTTTCGACTACCAGAATGCGGTACGCCAGGGCGCGCGCCTGAAGGTGGCGAGCAAGTACCTGAACATCGCGCGTGAGCATTTTGCTGCCAAGGGGGTGCACGTCGACCTGATCAAGCTCTACGGCTCGATGGAACTCGCGCCACTGGCCGGCCTTGCGGACGCCATCGTCGACCTGGTGTCCACCGGCAGCACGTTGAAAGCGAACAACCTGGTCGCCTGCGAGCACATCATGGACATTTCTTCACGGCTGATCGTCAACCAGGCGGCGTTGAAGCTCAAGCGCGAGCCGCTGGCGCCGATTCTCGCGGCGATCGCCCGGGTGGTGCAGCAATGA
- a CDS encoding hemolysin family protein, whose protein sequence is MEQMTLYMNLVLILVFVAGNAFFVGSEIAISSARRSRIRQLAEDGDKRAARVEMLHNEPERFYSVTQVGITLVSLGLGAVGMETISILTDPWFVATFALFGDGDALTKAAHTVSYVFAFIVISFLHVVAGELAPKVLAFHKAEQLSMAVGWVINVMYLTFRPLIYVMKMSSNALLWVFGQRNLEGHGESHFTMSVEEIRMILSASEKDGTLAREETEMIRGVFKLDEHTVREAMIPRTQIRALAREETLAEALRLFRDVPHARFPVYDKSLDRITGVVAIKELLSVMAESSGDKLDDVSQRPVGEFAQAPYIVPNSKLLSDLLKDFKRTRQQMAVVIDEYGGTEGIITLEDILEEIVGEYEDEFTRQARRVKKLVGSQYEIDASMRVSDLEGLLDFPFPKDDDYVTLAGLFYKRLGSVPAVGDTVQLEGARLTVLEMDNHRITLLRFEDTAVGEDGVLRLVEDTSAGDPALPEGQEETPLPSDAEDTQAASGTIAQTPLPATPADR, encoded by the coding sequence ATGGAACAGATGACGCTTTACATGAATCTCGTGTTGATCCTGGTGTTCGTCGCCGGCAACGCCTTCTTCGTTGGCTCGGAGATCGCCATCTCGTCGGCACGACGCAGCCGCATCCGGCAGCTGGCCGAGGACGGCGACAAGCGCGCCGCCCGCGTCGAAATGCTGCACAACGAGCCGGAGCGCTTCTACTCGGTGACTCAGGTCGGCATTACCCTGGTCTCTCTGGGTCTTGGCGCAGTCGGCATGGAAACCATCAGCATCCTGACCGACCCCTGGTTCGTCGCCACCTTTGCGCTTTTCGGCGACGGCGATGCGCTGACCAAGGCGGCACACACTGTCTCCTACGTCTTCGCCTTCATCGTCATTTCGTTTCTGCACGTCGTCGCCGGCGAGCTGGCGCCGAAGGTGCTCGCCTTCCACAAGGCGGAACAGCTCAGCATGGCCGTTGGCTGGGTGATCAACGTGATGTACCTCACCTTCCGGCCGCTGATCTACGTCATGAAGATGTCGTCGAATGCGTTGCTCTGGGTGTTCGGCCAGCGCAACCTCGAAGGGCACGGCGAGAGCCACTTCACGATGTCGGTCGAGGAGATCCGCATGATCCTCTCGGCGAGCGAGAAGGACGGCACGCTCGCCCGCGAGGAAACCGAGATGATCCGCGGCGTCTTCAAGCTCGATGAGCACACCGTGCGCGAGGCGATGATCCCGCGGACGCAGATCCGCGCCCTCGCCCGCGAAGAGACGCTCGCCGAGGCACTGCGGCTGTTCCGCGACGTGCCGCACGCGCGTTTCCCGGTCTACGACAAGAGCCTGGACCGCATCACCGGCGTCGTGGCGATCAAGGAACTGCTGAGCGTCATGGCCGAGAGCAGCGGCGACAAGCTCGACGACGTCAGCCAGCGGCCAGTGGGAGAGTTCGCACAGGCGCCGTACATCGTGCCGAACAGCAAGCTGCTCAGCGATCTGCTCAAGGACTTCAAGCGCACCCGGCAGCAGATGGCTGTGGTGATCGACGAGTATGGCGGTACTGAGGGAATCATCACCCTCGAGGACATCCTCGAGGAAATCGTCGGTGAGTACGAGGACGAGTTCACCCGCCAGGCGAGACGGGTGAAGAAGCTGGTTGGCAGCCAGTACGAGATCGACGCCTCGATGCGCGTTTCCGACCTCGAGGGCCTGCTCGACTTCCCCTTCCCGAAGGACGACGACTACGTGACGCTCGCCGGCCTGTTCTACAAGCGGCTGGGCAGCGTCCCGGCAGTCGGCGATACCGTACAGCTCGAGGGTGCCCGTCTGACCGTCCTCGAGATGGACAACCACCGCATCACGCTGCTCCGTTTCGAGGATACCGCTGTGGGCGAGGACGGTGTGCTGCGCCTGGTCGAGGATACTTCAGCGGGCGACCCGGCACTACCGGAAGGTCAGGAAGAAACGCCGCTGCCCAGTGATGCGGAGGACACGCAGGCGGCCAGCGGCACGATTGCCCAGACGCCACTGCCGGCGACGCCCGCCGACCGTTGA
- a CDS encoding arginine/lysine/ornithine decarboxylase: MHFNFPVIVIDKDYRSENTGGLGVRALAKAIEKKGFEVFGVTSYGDLTSFAQQQSRASAFILSIDDEEFKHGRSDQTIANLRAFVKEIRCRNEDIPIFLYGETRTSRHIPNDVLRELHGFIHMFEDTAEFISRYVVREARAYLESLAPPFFRALTHYAEDGSYSWHCPGHSGGVAFLKSPVGRMFHQFFGENMLRADVCNAVEELGQLLDHTGPVAASERNAARIFNADHLFFVTNGTSTSNKIVWHSTVAPGDIVIVDRNCHKSVLHSIIMTGAIPVFLMPTRNHYGIIGPIPKEEFLWPNIRAKIEAHPFARDVGSKPRVLTITQSTYDGILYNVEEIKQMLDGVIDTLHFDEAWLPHAAFHDFYGDYHAIGADRPRCQDSMIFSTQSTHKLLAGLSQASQILVQESAGRKLDRDVFNEAYLMHTSTSPQYAIIASCDVAAAMMEAPEGAALVEESIAEALNFRSTMRKVDSEWGADWWFKVWGPEDLSGEGLEERTAWILRPGERWHGFGQLAEGFNMLDPIKATIITPGLDVDGAFAEWGIPAAIVTKYLAEHGIIVEKCGLYSFFIMFTIGITKGRWNTMVTELQQFKDGYDQNLPLWKVMPEFLAKNPRYDRCGLKDLCRQIHGVYAANNVAHLTTRMYLSDMEPAMKPTDAFAKMAHREIDRVPIDELEGRITSTLLTPYPPGIPLLIPGERFNATIVRYLQFARDFNERFPGFETDVHGLVKALVDGRPVYSVDCVR; encoded by the coding sequence ATGCATTTCAATTTCCCGGTAATCGTCATCGACAAGGACTACCGCTCGGAAAACACCGGCGGGCTCGGCGTCCGCGCGCTCGCCAAGGCGATCGAGAAGAAGGGCTTCGAGGTCTTCGGCGTCACCAGCTACGGTGACCTGACGTCCTTTGCGCAGCAGCAGAGCCGTGCTTCAGCCTTCATCCTGTCGATCGACGACGAGGAGTTCAAGCACGGTCGGTCGGACCAGACGATCGCCAACCTGCGCGCCTTCGTCAAGGAGATTCGCTGCCGCAACGAGGACATCCCGATCTTCCTCTACGGCGAGACGCGCACCTCGCGCCACATCCCAAACGACGTCCTGCGCGAACTGCATGGTTTCATCCACATGTTCGAGGACACCGCGGAGTTCATCAGCCGCTACGTCGTCCGCGAAGCCCGAGCCTATCTCGAGAGCCTGGCGCCGCCCTTCTTCCGTGCGCTGACGCACTACGCCGAGGATGGCTCCTACTCTTGGCACTGTCCCGGCCATTCCGGTGGTGTCGCCTTCCTGAAGAGCCCCGTCGGGCGGATGTTCCACCAGTTCTTCGGCGAGAACATGCTGCGCGCCGACGTCTGCAACGCGGTCGAGGAACTCGGCCAGTTGCTCGACCACACCGGCCCGGTGGCAGCTTCCGAGAGAAACGCTGCGCGCATCTTCAACGCCGACCACCTGTTCTTCGTCACCAACGGGACCTCGACCTCGAACAAGATCGTCTGGCATTCGACCGTCGCCCCGGGCGACATCGTCATCGTCGACCGCAACTGCCACAAGTCGGTCCTTCATTCGATCATCATGACCGGCGCGATCCCGGTCTTCCTGATGCCGACCCGCAACCATTACGGGATCATCGGGCCGATACCCAAGGAGGAGTTTCTCTGGCCGAACATCCGCGCCAAGATCGAAGCGCACCCCTTTGCGCGTGACGTCGGCAGCAAGCCGCGCGTGCTGACGATCACGCAGAGCACCTACGATGGCATCCTGTACAACGTCGAGGAGATCAAGCAGATGCTCGATGGCGTCATCGACACCCTGCATTTCGACGAAGCGTGGTTGCCGCATGCGGCCTTCCATGACTTCTACGGCGACTACCATGCGATCGGCGCCGATCGGCCGCGCTGCCAGGATTCGATGATCTTCTCCACGCAGTCGACGCACAAGCTGCTCGCCGGCCTGTCGCAGGCATCCCAAATCCTGGTGCAGGAGTCGGCAGGGCGCAAGCTCGACCGCGATGTCTTCAACGAAGCCTACCTGATGCACACCTCGACCTCGCCGCAGTACGCGATCATCGCCTCTTGCGACGTCGCGGCGGCGATGATGGAGGCGCCCGAGGGAGCCGCGCTCGTCGAGGAGTCGATCGCCGAGGCGCTCAACTTCCGCAGCACGATGCGCAAGGTGGACAGCGAGTGGGGCGCCGACTGGTGGTTCAAGGTCTGGGGACCGGAGGACCTGAGCGGCGAGGGCCTCGAGGAACGGACCGCCTGGATCCTCAGGCCGGGTGAGCGCTGGCACGGTTTCGGCCAGCTCGCCGAGGGCTTCAACATGCTCGATCCGATCAAGGCAACGATCATCACCCCGGGGCTCGACGTGGATGGGGCGTTCGCCGAGTGGGGCATCCCGGCGGCGATCGTCACCAAGTACCTCGCCGAACACGGGATCATCGTCGAGAAGTGCGGTCTCTACTCATTCTTCATCATGTTCACCATCGGCATCACCAAGGGTCGCTGGAACACGATGGTGACCGAACTGCAGCAGTTCAAGGATGGCTACGACCAGAACCTGCCGCTGTGGAAGGTGATGCCGGAGTTCTTGGCCAAGAACCCGCGCTACGACCGGTGCGGGCTGAAGGATCTCTGCCGGCAGATCCACGGCGTCTATGCGGCGAACAACGTCGCGCACCTGACCACCCGCATGTACCTCTCGGACATGGAACCGGCGATGAAACCGACCGACGCCTTCGCCAAAATGGCGCACCGGGAAATCGACCGGGTACCGATCGACGAACTCGAGGGGCGCATCACCAGCACCCTGCTGACGCCCTACCCGCCGGGAATCCCGCTGCTCATCCCGGGCGAACGTTTCAATGCGACGATCGTTCGTTACCTGCAGTTCGCGCGCGATTTCAACGAACGCTTCCCGGGCTTCGAAACCGACGTCCATGGCTTGGTCAAGGCGCTGGTCGATGGCAGGCCGGTCTACTCGGTGGATTGCGTGCGCTGA
- the dcd gene encoding dCTP deaminase, with product MSIKSDRWIRRMAEQHGMIDPFEPTQVRSVDGRRIVSYGTSSYGYDIRCSDEFKLFTNLNSTIVDPKNFDPNSFVEVKNDFCIIPPNSFALARTVEYFRIPRSVLTVCLGKSTYARCGIIVNVTPFEPEWEGHVTLEFSNTTPLPAKIYANEGIAQVLFFESDEECETSYKDRGGKYQGQVGVTLPKI from the coding sequence ATGTCAATCAAATCGGATAGGTGGATCCGCCGCATGGCGGAACAGCACGGCATGATCGACCCCTTCGAACCGACGCAGGTCCGTTCGGTCGACGGGCGCCGCATCGTCTCCTACGGCACCTCGAGCTACGGTTATGACATCCGCTGTTCGGACGAATTCAAGCTGTTCACCAATCTCAATTCGACCATCGTCGATCCGAAGAACTTCGACCCGAACTCCTTCGTCGAGGTCAAGAACGATTTCTGCATCATCCCGCCGAACTCATTTGCCCTTGCCCGTACCGTCGAGTACTTCCGCATTCCGCGCAGCGTGCTCACCGTCTGCTTGGGCAAGAGCACCTACGCGCGCTGTGGCATCATCGTCAACGTGACGCCCTTCGAACCCGAATGGGAGGGGCACGTCACCCTCGAGTTCTCGAACACGACACCGCTGCCGGCGAAAATCTACGCCAACGAGGGCATCGCCCAGGTGTTGTTCTTCGAGTCCGACGAGGAATGCGAAACATCCTACAAGGATCGCGGCGGCAAGTACCAGGGGCAGGTGGGGGTCACCCTGCCCAAGATCTGA
- the apbC gene encoding iron-sulfur cluster carrier protein ApbC — protein MSITTEAVHAALRQVIDPNTRKDYLATRSARNIRIDGNDVSLDIELGYPARSQIDEIRRSIIAGLRTIPGVANVSVHVAPGIVAHTVQGGLKPLPGVKNIIAIASGKGGVGKSTTAVNLALALAQEGATVGLLDADIYGPSQPQMLGLAGRRPESSDGVSMDPLLAHGLQAMSIGFMIDIDSPMVWRGPMVTQALEQLLKQTNWQDVDYLLVDMPPGTGDTQLTLSQKVPVTGAVIVTTPQDIALIDARKGLKMFEKVGIPILGLVENMSIHICAHCGHEEHIFGHGGGEQMCRDYDTEFLGALPLELSIRELTDAGTPTVVGAPDSRAAEIYRTIARRLAVKVAERARDMSARFPNIVVQNT, from the coding sequence ATGTCCATCACGACTGAAGCCGTACACGCGGCACTGAGGCAAGTCATCGACCCCAACACGCGCAAGGATTACCTGGCGACGCGTTCGGCACGAAACATCCGAATCGACGGTAACGACGTGTCGCTCGACATCGAACTCGGTTATCCGGCGAGGAGCCAGATCGACGAGATCCGGCGATCGATCATCGCTGGATTGCGGACGATCCCGGGCGTCGCCAACGTCAGTGTCCATGTCGCGCCGGGAATCGTCGCGCATACGGTGCAGGGTGGCCTGAAACCACTGCCGGGGGTGAAGAACATCATTGCCATCGCCTCGGGCAAGGGTGGCGTCGGCAAGAGCACGACGGCGGTCAACCTGGCGCTGGCGCTGGCACAGGAGGGTGCCACCGTGGGCCTGCTCGACGCCGACATCTACGGCCCGTCACAGCCGCAGATGCTCGGCCTGGCCGGCAGGAGACCAGAGTCGAGCGATGGCGTGTCGATGGATCCGCTTCTTGCCCACGGGCTGCAGGCAATGTCGATCGGTTTCATGATCGACATCGATTCGCCGATGGTCTGGCGCGGTCCGATGGTGACGCAGGCCCTCGAACAGCTGCTCAAGCAGACCAACTGGCAGGATGTCGATTACCTGCTGGTCGATATGCCGCCGGGAACGGGTGACACGCAGCTCACCCTGTCGCAGAAGGTTCCGGTGACCGGCGCGGTCATCGTCACGACGCCGCAGGACATCGCCCTGATCGATGCGCGCAAGGGGCTGAAGATGTTCGAGAAGGTCGGTATCCCGATTCTTGGCCTGGTCGAGAACATGAGCATCCACATCTGCGCGCATTGCGGGCACGAGGAACACATCTTCGGCCACGGTGGCGGCGAGCAGATGTGCCGCGACTACGACACCGAGTTTCTCGGCGCGCTGCCGCTCGAACTGTCGATCCGCGAACTCACCGACGCCGGCACCCCGACCGTCGTCGGTGCGCCGGATTCGCGGGCGGCCGAGATCTACCGCACGATCGCCCGCCGCCTGGCGGTGAAGGTCGCCGAGCGGGCGCGTGACATGAGCGCACGCTTTCCGAACATCGTCGTCCAGAACACCTGA
- a CDS encoding PLP-dependent cysteine synthase family protein, with translation MRTTAHPAAEQDRAWVVAAVRRIEADFQRSSDSHLIPLSLPGWPGIDLYLKDESSHPTGSLKHRLARSLFLYALCNGWLREGTSVVEASSGSTAISEAYFARLLSLPFVAVMPASTSTDKIAAIEFQGGRCHLVDDPTTIGSESRRLADELGGHYLDQFTYAERATDWRANNNIAESIFQQMRLERHPVPEWIVSGAGTGGTVATLGRYVRYCARSTRVCAADPENSVFFDHYRTRQPDLRLHAGSRIEGIGRPCVEASFLPHVIDAMVAVPDAWSVAAMHELTTRLRRSVGASTGSNLIATLACMARMRERGATGSVVTLLCDSGDRYRHTYYSESWLQQAGLGCQRERAAVAVALDSGVIPGELSAAWRLAGELAPE, from the coding sequence ATGAGAACCACTGCACACCCTGCGGCAGAGCAGGACAGGGCCTGGGTGGTCGCCGCCGTGCGCCGCATCGAGGCCGATTTCCAGCGCTCCAGCGACAGCCACCTGATACCCCTTTCACTTCCCGGCTGGCCGGGGATCGACCTGTATCTCAAGGACGAATCGAGCCATCCGACAGGCAGCCTGAAACATCGCCTCGCGCGCTCGCTGTTCCTCTATGCGCTGTGCAACGGCTGGCTGCGCGAGGGAACGAGCGTCGTCGAAGCCTCCAGCGGTTCGACGGCGATCTCTGAAGCCTATTTTGCCCGCCTCCTCTCGCTGCCTTTTGTCGCCGTGATGCCGGCGTCGACCTCCACCGACAAGATCGCCGCCATTGAGTTCCAGGGCGGGCGCTGCCATCTGGTCGACGATCCGACGACCATTGGCAGCGAATCCAGGCGGCTGGCCGACGAACTCGGCGGCCATTACCTCGATCAATTCACCTACGCCGAGCGCGCCACCGACTGGCGTGCGAACAACAACATCGCCGAGTCCATCTTTCAGCAGATGCGCCTTGAGCGCCACCCCGTGCCGGAGTGGATCGTCTCCGGTGCGGGTACCGGCGGCACAGTCGCCACCCTCGGTCGTTACGTTCGTTACTGCGCGCGCAGCACCCGTGTCTGCGCGGCCGACCCGGAAAACTCGGTGTTCTTCGATCACTACCGCACCCGCCAGCCGGATCTCCGCCTCCACGCGGGCTCGCGCATCGAGGGGATCGGCCGTCCATGCGTCGAGGCGTCGTTCCTGCCGCACGTCATCGATGCCATGGTCGCAGTCCCCGACGCTTGGTCGGTCGCGGCAATGCACGAGCTCACGACCCGTCTCCGGCGCAGTGTCGGGGCCTCGACCGGCAGCAACCTGATTGCCACCCTGGCGTGCATGGCACGGATGCGGGAACGCGGTGCAACGGGCTCGGTCGTGACGCTGCTCTGTGACTCGGGAGATCGCTACCGCCACACCTACTACAGCGAGAGCTGGCTGCAGCAGGCTGGTCTGGGTTGTCAGCGTGAGCGCGCCGCGGTCGCCGTTGCGCTGGACAGCGGGGTGATTCCCGGCGAACTGTCCGCCGCCTGGCGGCTGGCCGGCGAACTGGCGCCCGAGTAG
- a CDS encoding inositol monophosphatase family protein, translating into MREEGSAVAPLADGELKRMLDASIALVREVAQREIIPRFLRVSHGQRKDDGSLCSEADVAAQRFLVERLSGIRPCPTIGEEMSPAAQRAIWEASGDDPRGLWCIDPIDGTTNFINGLPCFAVSLAWLSARRVRLAVTYNPITDEMFYARQGNGAYLNGRRLPLRQVTSDIARAVGGVDFKRIPKPLADRIAVGPPFYSQRNFGSSTLDWCNLAAGRLDLYLHGGQMLWDYAAGSLILSEAGGRMCSLVHDDYDAEDVWRRPVIAALHPVVFAAWRDWVRQDTPLLGSACADDRP; encoded by the coding sequence ATGCGGGAGGAAGGCAGTGCGGTCGCGCCGCTGGCTGACGGCGAACTCAAGCGGATGCTCGACGCGAGCATCGCGCTGGTACGTGAAGTGGCGCAGCGGGAGATCATTCCGCGTTTCCTGCGCGTCAGCCACGGCCAGCGCAAGGACGACGGTTCACTGTGTTCCGAAGCGGATGTCGCGGCGCAGCGTTTCCTGGTCGAGCGCCTGAGCGGAATCCGCCCGTGCCCGACCATCGGAGAGGAAATGTCACCGGCGGCGCAGCGCGCCATCTGGGAGGCCAGCGGCGACGACCCGCGCGGCCTCTGGTGCATCGATCCGATCGACGGCACCACCAATTTCATCAACGGACTGCCCTGCTTCGCCGTCTCGCTGGCTTGGCTGAGTGCCCGGCGTGTTCGCCTGGCGGTCACCTACAATCCGATCACCGACGAGATGTTCTACGCCCGTCAGGGCAATGGTGCCTACCTCAACGGCCGCCGCCTGCCGCTGCGCCAGGTGACGTCCGACATCGCCCGCGCCGTCGGGGGCGTCGACTTCAAGAGGATCCCCAAGCCGCTGGCCGATCGCATAGCCGTTGGCCCGCCGTTCTACTCGCAGCGCAATTTCGGCAGCTCGACGCTCGACTGGTGCAATCTGGCTGCCGGGCGGCTGGATCTGTATTTGCATGGCGGCCAGATGCTCTGGGATTATGCCGCCGGCAGCCTGATCCTGAGCGAGGCCGGAGGCCGGATGTGTTCACTGGTGCATGACGACTATGACGCCGAGGACGTCTGGCGGCGGCCGGTCATCGCCGCCCTGCACCCGGTCGTCTTCGCCGCCTGGCGCGACTGGGTGCGCCAGGACACGCCGCTCCTCGGCAGTGCCTGCGCTGACGACAGGCCCTGA
- a CDS encoding thioredoxin family protein — translation MALNTPVCDFGWQAVDFELADTSGAQHNLSTLRGANGLLLMFICNHCPYVKAIIDRICRDARELQSFGIGVAAIMSNDPVEYPEDSFDNMVRVARALDFPFPYLHDPTQDVARSYGAICTPDFFGFNRDLALQYRGRLDASGRMPAPPDARRELVEAMRLVAVTGEGPAQQTPSIGCSIKWRH, via the coding sequence ATGGCGCTCAATACCCCGGTGTGTGACTTTGGCTGGCAGGCCGTGGATTTCGAGCTGGCCGATACCAGCGGCGCGCAGCACAACCTGTCCACCCTGCGCGGCGCCAACGGTCTGCTGCTGATGTTCATCTGCAACCACTGTCCGTACGTCAAGGCGATCATCGACCGCATCTGCCGCGACGCACGCGAGCTGCAGAGCTTCGGCATCGGGGTGGCGGCGATCATGAGCAACGATCCGGTCGAGTATCCGGAAGATTCGTTCGACAACATGGTGCGCGTGGCGAGAGCGCTCGATTTCCCCTTTCCCTATCTGCACGACCCGACGCAAGACGTGGCTCGCAGCTATGGCGCCATCTGCACACCCGACTTCTTCGGTTTCAACCGCGATCTCGCGTTGCAGTACCGCGGACGGCTCGATGCCAGCGGACGCATGCCGGCGCCCCCGGATGCACGGCGCGAACTGGTGGAGGCAATGCGCCTGGTGGCGGTGACCGGCGAGGGCCCTGCGCAGCAGACGCCGAGTATCGGTTGCTCGATCAAGTGGCGTCACTGA
- a CDS encoding 16S rRNA (uracil(1498)-N(3))-methyltransferase produces the protein MNHPRFHCPLPLVAGARFDLPEPAAHHASAVLRLRCNDELTLFDGGGGEYRARVVANDRRRVTVELSDWSAVERESLLSVTLVQAVQAGDKMDLTIQKAVELGVARIVPVLSRRSVARPAGERAWRRLQHWQAVIVSACEQCGRNRLPELAPIESLDSWLARPPLAAALRLMLATDAARSLAAVPAMSVGQPVELLIGAEGGLAAEELRLATLSGFLPVRLGPRILRTETAGFAALAALQALWGDFKEERTDV, from the coding sequence GTGAACCATCCGCGCTTTCATTGCCCGCTGCCATTGGTCGCCGGCGCCCGCTTCGATCTGCCGGAGCCAGCGGCGCACCACGCCAGCGCCGTGCTGCGGCTGCGCTGCAACGATGAGCTGACTCTCTTCGATGGCGGCGGCGGCGAGTATCGCGCGCGAGTCGTCGCCAACGACCGTCGCCGCGTGACGGTCGAGCTGAGCGACTGGTCAGCGGTGGAGCGCGAGTCACTGTTGTCGGTCACCCTCGTCCAGGCAGTGCAGGCTGGCGACAAGATGGATCTGACCATACAGAAGGCGGTTGAGCTCGGCGTCGCGCGGATCGTGCCGGTACTGTCACGCCGCAGCGTCGCGCGTCCCGCTGGCGAGCGGGCCTGGCGTCGCCTGCAGCATTGGCAGGCGGTGATCGTCTCCGCCTGCGAGCAGTGTGGTCGCAATCGGCTGCCGGAGCTGGCACCCATCGAGTCGCTGGACAGCTGGCTGGCGCGACCGCCATTGGCCGCTGCGTTGCGGCTGATGCTGGCCACGGATGCGGCACGGTCTTTGGCGGCTGTGCCGGCCATGTCGGTCGGCCAGCCGGTCGAGCTGCTGATCGGCGCCGAAGGAGGACTGGCCGCGGAAGAGCTGCGGTTGGCGACGTTGTCCGGTTTTCTGCCAGTACGTCTCGGGCCGCGCATCCTGCGTACCGAGACGGCTGGCTTCGCAGCCCTGGCAGCCCTACAGGCCTTATGGGGTGATTTCAAGGAGGAGAGGACTGATGTTTGA